A single genomic interval of Anopheles marshallii chromosome 2, idAnoMarsDA_429_01, whole genome shotgun sequence harbors:
- the LOC128718035 gene encoding fatty acid hydroxylase domain-containing protein 2-like — MNLSFVAPWMATVADGNASFAGAHELPDTHTEGPLVLWFNQTWNSFLDRIGDDNVTLYVGFLTIYTYSFFWLVGGLFVLMDLTNWPKSLRKFKNQPGANEPLEWDRCKHLVKVVLRNQFLYGVPTTYFGFMMRKLVFFETPNPRILPSLPIICRDLLFCIVFWEITFYYSHRLLHSSFLYKRVHKKHHQWSAPVAWAAMYAHPFEFIISDLLPVYIGPAIMSSHVLTFVVWFSFVMMDTLVDHSGYHLPVLGSSEMHDFHHLK, encoded by the exons ATGAACCTGTCGTTCGTCGCACCGTGGATGGCCACCGTCGCGGACGGCAACGCGTCGTTCGCGGGTGCCCACGAGCTTCCAGATACCCACACCGAAGGCCCACTGGTGCTGTGGTTCAACCAGACGTGGAACAGTTTTCTCGATCGCATTG GTGACGACAACGTGACGCTGTATGTAGGTTTCCTGACGATATACACGTATTCCTTCTTCTGGCTCGTTGGCGGACTGTTCGTGCTGATGGATCTTACCAACTGGCCAAAGTCGCTGCGAAAGTTTAAGAACCAGCCCGGTGCCAACGAGCCGTTAGAGTGGGATCGCTGTAAACACTTGGTGAAGGTGGTACTACGAAATCAGTTCCTGTACGGTGTCCCGACGACCTACTTCGGGTTTATGATGCGTAAGCTCGTGTTCTTTGAAACACCGAACCCGCGCATCCTGCCATCGTTACCCATCATTTGCCGTGACCTGTTGTTCTGTATCGTGTTCTGGGAGATCACCTTCTACTACAGCCACCGGTTACTACACTCCAGCTTTTTGTACAAACGTGTCCACAAGAAGCATCACCAGTGGTCCGCCCCGGTGGCCTGGGCAGCCATGTACGCGCATCCGTTCGAGTTCATCATCAGCGATCTGCTTCCGGTGTACATAGGGCCGGCCATCATGAGCAGCCATGTGCTGACATTCGTGGTGTGGTTCTCATTTGTCATGATGGATACGCTGGTCGATCACTCCGGGTACCATCTACCGGTGCTCGGTAGTTCCGAAATGCACGACTTCCATCATCTCAAGTAA